A part of Silvimonas soli genomic DNA contains:
- a CDS encoding FRG domain-containing protein, with the protein MKHNQYLGTVKLDGVELPALLCSDADRPDVLSLQVYNPATGYSALFTLREIEKKIDKSIYAVVEAFGPDKEKPSQTVSIIGDINPKGELKVEITEGTDGGVLGKSTDGKSSFAFKAPSSEETFEPVYICEDWLDFLKWIKENKNNIGSFRGHGNSKFHLKTTLARAGRTVMPRYCNETLPMFQEHVEAFKNQRINRNDAAEYSYLLALAQHHGLPTPMLDWSRSPYVAAFFAFSDYLENKDNRKDVTHVRVFALTRAFYDAHQPPIVSLNAYGPYAFALSATARDNPRLYAQQGSFLVTNVCDVEKFLRELEQFNNAAYLYAVDIPVSEVIVALEDLRYMGINPATMFPGLDGISKMMKQEMASRDLQTFNAAEGNLAAENGSKL; encoded by the coding sequence ATGAAGCATAATCAATACCTTGGCACCGTTAAGCTGGATGGTGTTGAATTGCCTGCGCTATTGTGTTCTGATGCGGATCGCCCTGATGTTTTGAGTTTGCAGGTATACAACCCGGCAACTGGCTATTCGGCACTCTTCACACTGCGAGAAATAGAAAAAAAGATAGATAAATCTATCTACGCTGTCGTAGAGGCCTTCGGTCCTGACAAGGAAAAACCATCGCAAACTGTCTCCATAATTGGAGATATTAATCCAAAGGGCGAATTAAAGGTTGAAATTACCGAAGGCACGGATGGAGGCGTCCTTGGAAAAAGTACTGACGGGAAGTCATCTTTTGCATTCAAGGCACCTTCGAGCGAAGAGACGTTTGAGCCAGTTTATATATGCGAAGACTGGCTTGATTTTTTAAAATGGATTAAGGAAAATAAAAATAATATTGGCTCTTTTAGAGGTCATGGCAATTCTAAGTTTCATTTGAAAACGACATTGGCACGTGCTGGGCGTACAGTTATGCCTAGATATTGCAATGAAACTTTGCCAATGTTTCAGGAGCATGTTGAGGCATTTAAAAATCAACGAATTAATAGAAATGATGCAGCAGAATATTCATATTTGCTGGCATTAGCGCAACATCATGGCCTCCCAACGCCGATGCTTGATTGGTCTCGCTCACCATACGTGGCGGCATTCTTTGCCTTTTCTGATTATCTTGAAAACAAAGATAATAGAAAGGATGTTACGCATGTGCGGGTATTTGCGCTGACGCGCGCGTTCTACGACGCTCATCAGCCTCCTATTGTTTCGTTGAATGCATACGGACCGTACGCATTTGCGTTAAGCGCCACGGCACGCGACAATCCGCGCCTTTATGCTCAACAAGGCAGCTTCTTGGTTACGAACGTTTGTGACGTGGAAAAATTTCTGAGAGAACTTGAGCAATTTAATAATGCTGCATATCTCTACGCTGTAGATATACCGGTCTCAGAAGTAATCGTTGCTCTTGAAGATCTGAGATATATGGGAATTAATCCCGCAACAATGTTTCCTGGTCTTGATGGGATAAGCAAGATGATGAAGCAAGAAATGGCTTCAAGAGACCTCCAAACTTTTAATGCTGCGGAAGGAAATTTAGCGGCAGAGAATGGATCAAAGCTATAA
- a CDS encoding MDR family oxidoreductase produces MFKALLLNQSDAGFSAQVTTLDEAALPEGDVQIDVQFSTLNYKDALAIGNTSPIVRKWPMVPGVDGAGIVTASRHADFKPGDAVVLNGWGVGERHWGCLAQKASLSGDWLIPLPAAFTPAQAMAIGTAGYTAMLCVQALERHGLTPADGPILVTGATGGVGSIAVALLARLGYSVTALTGKTTASDYLQQLGATEVLDRAAFAAAGKPLQKELWAGVIDSAGSHTLVNACAQVRYGGAVAACGLAQGMDLPGTVAPFILRGVTLYGIDSVMAPKARRMAAWQRLAQDLDHDLLRAATTQIGLADCVDAAQDILAGRHRGRFVVDVNR; encoded by the coding sequence ATGTTTAAAGCGTTATTGTTGAACCAGTCAGATGCCGGGTTCTCGGCGCAGGTTACAACGCTGGATGAAGCGGCATTGCCAGAAGGCGATGTGCAGATTGATGTGCAGTTCTCAACACTCAATTACAAAGATGCGCTGGCGATTGGCAATACCAGCCCGATCGTGCGCAAGTGGCCGATGGTGCCCGGCGTGGATGGTGCGGGCATCGTTACCGCATCGCGCCATGCGGATTTCAAACCCGGTGATGCAGTAGTGCTTAATGGCTGGGGCGTGGGAGAGCGCCATTGGGGCTGCCTGGCTCAAAAGGCCAGTTTGTCGGGAGACTGGTTGATTCCGCTGCCTGCGGCGTTTACACCTGCGCAGGCCATGGCCATTGGCACCGCCGGTTATACCGCCATGTTGTGCGTGCAAGCGCTGGAACGGCACGGGCTTACTCCGGCAGACGGCCCGATTCTGGTTACCGGTGCGACTGGCGGCGTGGGGTCGATTGCGGTGGCCTTGCTGGCTCGCCTGGGTTACTCGGTGACAGCGCTTACGGGTAAAACCACGGCGAGCGATTATTTGCAGCAGTTAGGCGCTACCGAGGTGCTGGATCGGGCCGCGTTTGCCGCTGCGGGTAAACCATTGCAGAAAGAACTGTGGGCAGGCGTGATCGATTCGGCCGGTAGCCATACGTTGGTGAACGCGTGTGCCCAGGTGCGTTATGGCGGCGCGGTTGCCGCATGCGGGCTGGCGCAAGGAATGGATTTGCCGGGCACCGTCGCACCGTTCATTTTGCGTGGGGTGACGCTGTATGGCATTGATAGCGTGATGGCACCTAAAGCCCGCCGCATGGCTGCATGGCAACGGCTGGCGCAAGATCTGGATCACGATTTGCTGCGTGCGGCGACCACGCAGATTGGTCTGGCCGATTGCGTTGATGCCGCGCAGGACATTCTGGCCGGGCGGCATCGCGGGCGGTTTGTGGTAGATGTAAACCGGTAA
- a CDS encoding polymorphic toxin type 44 domain-containing protein, translating to MDYKQRGRQYADLGNFNYGATGTALGIPEVVLLRAAGYAQEAARTSTSGWGVYWGRAPYGDDPSDQKQIKAGIEYAKRRGF from the coding sequence ATGGACTACAAGCAGCGTGGTCGGCAGTATGCCGATTTGGGCAACTTCAATTACGGTGCTACCGGAACGGCGCTTGGCATTCCCGAAGTTGTGCTGCTGAGGGCAGCGGGTTACGCCCAAGAGGCAGCACGCACCTCCACATCGGGCTGGGGCGTTTACTGGGGACGAGCACCTTACGGGGATGATCCTTCGGACCAAAAACAAATCAAGGCTGGCATCGAATATGCAAAACGCCGGGGGTTTTAA
- a CDS encoding HAD family hydrolase, with protein sequence MTDPVRAVLFDLDGTLADTAPDLGAALNRLLAEEGLPLQPYQAIRPIASHGARGLIGLGFGITPQQPEQFIALRDRFLAHYALHLADDTILFDGVTPLIEAIVSRGWRWGIVTNKPARFTDPLVALLPLPFAPGVVVSGDTVGAPKPDPKPMYHAAEALGVDPANCIYVGDAERDIEAGRRVGMTTVIASYGYIASTDQPENWGADLSIGHPLDLLAHLPA encoded by the coding sequence ATGACCGACCCCGTTCGCGCAGTCTTGTTTGATCTGGATGGCACGCTGGCGGATACCGCGCCAGACTTGGGCGCCGCGCTCAACCGCCTGCTGGCCGAAGAAGGTCTGCCGCTGCAACCCTATCAGGCCATTCGCCCCATTGCCTCGCACGGCGCGCGTGGTTTGATTGGGCTAGGTTTTGGCATCACTCCACAGCAGCCCGAACAATTCATCGCCTTGAGGGATCGTTTTCTGGCGCACTACGCGCTACATCTGGCCGATGACACCATTTTGTTTGATGGCGTCACTCCGCTGATCGAAGCGATTGTTTCGCGCGGTTGGCGCTGGGGCATTGTCACCAACAAACCGGCGCGATTTACCGACCCGCTGGTGGCCCTGCTGCCGCTGCCGTTCGCGCCAGGCGTGGTGGTGTCTGGCGATACCGTGGGCGCACCCAAGCCAGACCCCAAGCCGATGTACCACGCTGCCGAAGCGCTGGGCGTGGACCCTGCCAACTGCATTTATGTGGGCGATGCCGAACGCGATATCGAGGCCGGCCGCCGAGTGGGCATGACAACAGTCATTGCCAGCTACGGCTATATCGCCAGCACCGACCAGCCCGAAAATTGGGGCGCCGACCTGAGCATTGGTCACCCGCTGGATTTGCTGGCGCACCTACCGGCCTGA
- a CDS encoding acyl-CoA thioesterase → MNLYFRLIWQMLFARFRPVCPVLGPCRTPYQVYPNDLDILRHVNNGRYFTLLDLARTDLMIRSGLADKVKQAGWFPVVAMETIHFRKALTVWQRFEVQTDVLGWDEKAVFLQHRIERKGEIIAVAVVAARFLRRTGGSVLTSDLMALGGITHPSPPLPDWIVAWVQGQNQTQNQTQ, encoded by the coding sequence ATGAATCTTTATTTTCGTTTGATCTGGCAAATGCTGTTTGCGCGCTTCAGACCAGTGTGCCCGGTACTCGGCCCCTGTCGCACGCCCTATCAGGTCTACCCCAATGATCTGGATATCCTGCGGCACGTGAACAATGGCCGTTATTTCACCCTGCTCGACCTGGCCCGCACCGACTTGATGATTCGCTCTGGCCTGGCCGACAAGGTCAAGCAGGCGGGCTGGTTTCCGGTGGTGGCAATGGAAACCATCCACTTTCGCAAAGCGCTGACTGTGTGGCAGCGGTTTGAAGTGCAAACCGACGTACTGGGCTGGGACGAGAAAGCCGTATTCCTGCAGCACCGCATAGAGCGCAAAGGCGAAATCATTGCCGTAGCCGTGGTCGCCGCCCGCTTTTTGCGCAGAACCGGCGGCTCTGTGCTCACCAGCGACCTGATGGCATTGGGCGGCATTACCCACCCGTCACCGCCGCTACCCGACTGGATTGTTGCTTGGGTGCAAGGCCAGAACCAAACCCAGAATCAAACCCAATAA
- the ubiG gene encoding bifunctional 2-polyprenyl-6-hydroxyphenol methylase/3-demethylubiquinol 3-O-methyltransferase UbiG: MTEPQSAPDNILNADAAEIAKFSALAHKWWDKTSEFKPLHDINPLRLAFIDEHAGLTGKKVLDVGCGGGILSEGMAASGAQVTGIDLADKSLKIAKLHLHESGLSVEYRKVAVEALAEEAPESFDVLTCMEMLEHVPSPASIIEACARLVKPGGWLFFSTLNRNAKSYALAVLGAEYIMGMLPRGTHDYAKFIKPSELGRMTRTSGIETVALTGLTYNPLTKVYKLGADTDVNYMVACRKPL, translated from the coding sequence ATGACAGAACCCCAATCCGCGCCCGACAACATCCTGAACGCCGATGCCGCCGAAATCGCCAAGTTTTCGGCGCTGGCTCACAAATGGTGGGACAAAACCAGCGAGTTCAAACCGCTGCACGACATCAACCCGCTGCGCTTGGCATTTATTGATGAGCACGCTGGCCTGACGGGCAAAAAGGTGCTGGATGTGGGCTGCGGTGGCGGTATTTTGTCCGAGGGCATGGCGGCCAGTGGCGCGCAGGTGACCGGCATTGATCTGGCCGACAAATCACTCAAAATCGCCAAGCTGCATTTGCATGAATCTGGCTTGAGTGTGGAATATCGAAAAGTTGCGGTCGAGGCGCTGGCCGAAGAAGCGCCCGAATCGTTCGATGTGCTGACCTGCATGGAAATGCTGGAGCATGTCCCCTCGCCCGCCAGCATTATTGAAGCCTGCGCACGACTGGTAAAACCAGGTGGCTGGCTGTTTTTCTCCACGCTCAATCGCAACGCCAAGAGCTATGCGCTGGCCGTACTCGGCGCCGAGTACATCATGGGCATGCTGCCACGCGGTACTCACGATTACGCCAAGTTCATCAAGCCGTCTGAACTGGGCCGCATGACCCGCACCAGCGGCATCGAAACCGTAGCGCTTACCGGGCTAACCTACAACCCGCTCACCAAGGTTTACAAACTGGGCGCGGATACTGACGTCAATTACATGGTGGCTTGCCGCAAGCCGCTCTAA